Proteins from a genomic interval of Treponema succinifaciens DSM 2489:
- a CDS encoding type IV secretion system protein has product MSTKQYPPAGKVQTPFYPQLEHFDWITGQIRRENHILRIVAVISCLAFFLSIGISLYAVAQPDSIPVIVTMNDFGQASYIGPVSRRNYQDFNVPEVAVQYQVKDFLNLYHTLSTDKTVMKKSVSKIYHILTSTTASKYSSLVKEEKPFEYFGSRTREVLFQTEPLKLSKDSYQIDYQVLTRQVSGSVVSNVTYRAVISVKTLQPSDEDIKDNPLGIYITAFDMKEINTKVYSGEPK; this is encoded by the coding sequence ATGAGTACAAAACAATATCCTCCTGCCGGAAAAGTCCAGACACCGTTCTATCCGCAGCTTGAGCATTTCGACTGGATTACAGGACAGATTCGCAGGGAAAACCATATCCTTCGGATTGTGGCTGTCATTTCCTGCCTCGCATTTTTCCTATCAATCGGAATAAGTCTGTATGCGGTCGCGCAGCCGGACTCAATACCTGTGATTGTGACTATGAATGATTTCGGGCAGGCGTCATATATCGGTCCTGTCTCGCGGAGAAACTATCAGGACTTCAATGTCCCGGAAGTCGCAGTCCAGTATCAGGTCAAGGACTTCCTGAATCTTTACCACACGCTCTCAACTGACAAGACCGTGATGAAAAAATCTGTCAGCAAAATCTATCACATCCTGACTTCCACAACAGCGTCAAAATATTCATCCCTTGTAAAAGAAGAGAAACCTTTTGAATATTTCGGTTCTCGTACAAGGGAAGTGCTTTTTCAAACCGAGCCGCTGAAGCTCTCCAAGGATTCCTATCAGATTGACTATCAGGTTCTGACCCGGCAGGTCTCAGGCTCTGTCGTGAGCAATGTAACCTACCGCGCGGTAATAAGCGTGAAAACCTTGCAGCCGAGCGACGAGGATATAAAGGATAATCCTCTTGGAATCTATATAACCGCATTCGATATGAAGGAAATAAACACAAAGGTCTATTCAGGAGAACCAAAATGA
- a CDS encoding TrbG/VirB9 family P-type conjugative transfer protein has protein sequence MKTRKKIDRHVSVVAATFLLLSCSTTRDLEKSVNQTDFYNSGSESLEEDEQKNEAELNGYYVQEELKVQDIEDTVIFVDRPVYIPEQKDVPELERGFETGYDAVKTSQKKATVKPENYKSGTFFYQYNENLVYEIYAQPYHLTDIVLERGETVKGTPFFSEDESVWELTAGVSIDPETGEEIQHFFVKPAYSKLDSSLIIITDRRVYHLRVKSFADTHMAIVKFTYPGKRNVYAKKSVEKSRSVENDFIRISNPELLSFDYKMKYSMFKKPEFLPKRVYDDGQSTYIQVDNIVLQKKLPVLFNEKNEIENYSVKKNVFVVPRLVNKITLRLGKQKVVIEKKKTSQKIAEKITAEEEEAQGGK, from the coding sequence ATGAAAACAAGAAAGAAAATCGACCGACACGTGTCGGTTGTGGCAGCAACATTTCTGCTCTTGTCATGTTCAACGACAAGAGACCTTGAGAAGAGCGTGAACCAGACGGACTTTTACAACAGCGGCTCGGAATCGCTTGAGGAAGATGAGCAGAAGAACGAAGCCGAGCTTAACGGCTACTATGTGCAGGAGGAACTGAAAGTCCAGGACATAGAGGACACAGTTATTTTTGTTGACCGTCCTGTCTATATTCCTGAGCAGAAAGACGTTCCGGAGCTTGAGCGCGGGTTTGAAACAGGCTATGACGCTGTAAAGACAAGCCAGAAGAAAGCGACTGTAAAACCGGAGAACTACAAGAGCGGAACTTTTTTCTATCAGTATAACGAGAATCTTGTGTACGAAATTTACGCCCAGCCATATCACCTTACAGATATTGTCCTTGAGCGTGGCGAGACCGTGAAAGGAACTCCGTTTTTCTCCGAGGATGAGAGCGTGTGGGAGCTTACGGCAGGCGTCTCGATTGACCCGGAGACAGGCGAGGAAATCCAGCATTTTTTTGTGAAGCCGGCGTACTCAAAGCTTGACTCAAGTCTGATTATCATAACAGACCGCCGTGTCTACCACCTGCGTGTTAAGTCCTTCGCCGACACCCACATGGCGATTGTGAAATTCACATATCCTGGAAAACGGAATGTCTATGCGAAAAAGTCGGTGGAAAAAAGCCGCTCCGTCGAGAACGACTTCATCAGAATCTCGAACCCGGAGCTTTTGTCCTTTGACTACAAAATGAAATACTCGATGTTCAAGAAGCCGGAATTTTTGCCAAAGCGTGTCTACGATGATGGACAGTCAACCTACATTCAGGTGGACAATATTGTGCTTCAGAAGAAGCTTCCTGTCCTGTTCAACGAGAAGAACGAGATAGAGAACTATTCCGTAAAGAAGAATGTGTTTGTCGTTCCGCGACTTGTGAACAAAATCACTCTCCGTCTTGGAAAGCAGAAAGTCGTGATAGAGAAGAAAAAGACAAGCCAGAAAATTGCGGAAAAAATCACCGCAGAAGAGGAGGAAGCGCAAGGTGGAAAATAA